The genomic DNA aatgcttggggttctttgatatgatgaatctaaccatgtatttagattttggatattggaataTATACCACAAAGGGATGGTAACAATTGTCTTTGGGAGTTATGGCTCAAACTGTTAAGGAATAAGgtgcaaaaaaggggggaaaagggTTTCCAGGTTAATAAACAATTACTTATGTACAAAACATAATGTAAATGCAGTGTAAGGTTGGTAATTGAAACTCATTTTAATATCTCTTCTAAACTGCTCTTGAAATATGtatattggaaatttgccaaaaactttATTATTGATAAATTCCATTGGAAATTAGCCAAAATCTTTAGtttggaaatttgccaatataaaatgttgcattggagttatctttctttgtccagaatagtagttaaattaatttaaatcatgattgtatgacattttgtattttatgatgtatttaaatgagtagttattgttgaaaactccataagaaatttgaattgagatcatttttggaataagggaaagagGGAGGTGGAAAAAATTGgaggggttcaatttttcttatttcagatttcagaaatggaaaagaaaatttcttcaaatatcagaggattaatattcaacagcatactGAATTGctcaaaagaagaaaaaaaacattttaagtttgttaaaccacattcattctgtgtcagaaacctatgctgtgtcaactatttaatcacaatccaaattcagagctttATCCagtttgaatattgtgtccatactagccccaaccattcagggttcgacctctgcggtcgtataaagctgcgccctgagAAGCATCTggttaattttagtttcttgtgtataattttgagtttagtatgacgtccattatcactgtactagtatacatgtacatatttttttaaggggccagaaGAACCCCTCTAGTGCAGGAGTaacttgctgcattgaagacccattgatgtccttcggctgttgtctgctgtatggttgggttgttttcactttgacacattccccattttcctttctcaattttatccttTGATGTTAACATATTATGCATGTCAATTTGATATGGATTTTAGCGTTACTCCCTGATCAAATATTGATATGGATCCCATTTCCTGACAGTCAGTGAGTTACATTGTAGTCTGACAGCACACCAAAAAATAGTTGTACAGTGCTGCCAGTGCATTTTAGTTGTAAGCCAATTCAATATCAATTTGTTTCAATGATCTTAAAAGTCATATCAATCGAATTAAAATGaaaggatttatttttaaatagattgaagtcatataaaacaacatgaacaagCTTCTTAAAACTTTAATGCTTGTGAAATTATTGAACATGCATGCATATATACTAAACTTAGTCTGtcttatagtttttaaaaacaaatgtttcagACCTTTTTTGTAATGTTCACTTCTATAAAAACTTGAACATgttgtaaaacataaacatgttaattttgattgtaatcatgataatgaatTGTCTGAATTTATTGAATTGCTTTAATGAAAGTAACCAtcaaatttcatgaatttaaaGGCCAgggacatgtacatgtacaatatacaCATTAGTATACAAAATGCAtctgaatattattattattgtctttaatTAACAGGTAATCCAACCTTTCTTGACCAAGCACCAGTGAGTCCTTGTTTAGGTAAAGAAGTTACAACCCAATTTGTATACAGTGATCCTGCAGTAAAATTTATCAACTTGACAGTAATAAATTGGACAGTTAGAAAGACCAAACAAGATACGGCAGAAATATTCTGCTactataataaattaaatggaTTCAAGGTAGGtttattgaagacctgttggtgaccttctgctgttattttaTCTaaagtcgggttgttgtttctttgacacattccccatttccattctcaattttatttatattagactcatgatatatatctaaatgaGAAATTCTTGTCAtatcaacataaaattaatGTGAACAAATGAATGATAACAAGTGTGTTACTATCTATCTGCTGCTAATGATTgtcattgaacatgttgaaggaGAAGTTGTTCTCTAGCACTAGTTTCAGAAGAGTAACAATGCACTGAGTTGGAGGATTTTCACTTATAATAATGACTTACATCATATTCCATGTATACAGTAGATTCAgaattatttgttggataccaatagCTGTGGGTTACAATTAACCACAAATTTATATGTTCAAAGAATTacaatttttctctattctttgtacatgttgtatgtagCATTTTGTAAAAcccaaaatcaaatatccaccaGTTTTCCTCAGTTTGCAAAAATTGATACtcatagaaaataaatgaattcacagtaaatCTTCACATGCTGTTATTCCTTCGTCTTGtggaatatttgtttaaaagaggaCATGTCAATTGATGCAAGTCTAGTTTTGTTCTACCGCTgctttaaaaaagttttatatgtatacatgttatcaaacaaaaaaacagtggTTTTGTTTCTCTAATTGCAACTATTTATAATCTGTTTCTTATTTTAGATCCGTCCTGGACAAGGAGACAGGTTCAAAGACAGAGTAACATGGGTTCCCAATACAATTAACCTGAAGTTTAGTGATCTAACCACAAATGATACAGGCTTTTATGATGTTTCCATAACTATTTTTGGAGCAGGGAAGGAAGAAACTAAAGATACAAAAGCAACTTTCCAGCTGACTGTCAAAGGTTTGCTCCTgtttaatattgatatatattaaaaatcttttatatcCTATCCTAGCTCAATAAAAGGCATTTTTATAAAAAGCATGtcctagatataggaagatgtggtgtgagtgccaatgagacaactctccatccaaataacaattttaaaattaaaccattataggttaaagtacggccttcaacacggagccttggctcacaccgaacaacaagctataaagggccccaaaattactagtgtaaaaccattcaaacgggaaaaccaacggtctaatctatataaacaaaacgagaaacgagaaacatatatatttatcatacatttagtacaaaatacagctattttgtatatctaataaaggttcgttTTCctgtctgtatcacctaccctgtattgcataccctgtatcgcatagctaaacccgtatcgcataccccatATCacatggtaaaacccgtatcgcatactttttttttttttttttttatacataaagtcagttttttaggtttttttggcttaagaaaattttcaatttttttaatgacgtcattgtttggtatgtaacgtcaagttttcatattgtatgtgacgtcacgaacatcaagttttcacaacatattttttggcacactaaatgcaactataaaaaatacataacaCTCAAATGAATACaatagtaaacaaaatatgttttaaacaacAGACTGTAAGGTTACccaggtgcttcgtataaataattgagcagttatataaaggctttgaaacaagacaaaagcagaactgaaggtaacccagtgctatggatcagaaaacagttcatataataaaatactgttctgttgaaatatatgataaagcgtataatacatggcaaaatccatatcaccctcgaccaatatcatccctcgggcctaaaggcccttgggctgatattgatgtctcgggatgatacgattctgatacggattttgccatgtattattctctatatatatacttgGATCAAATTACTACCAACTAACAACTATTGTTATTATGTTGTAAGTTTTAGTGAAAGTAGagcttcttttgatttaaaagtttTCTTGGTTGTCATCATTCGGATTGGGATTTTTAATATGGTAGTAttactttatgcaatagataTACCATAACTTTTACAGAGCCATTTTAGCTCACATGGCCGAAAGGGCCAAGTGAGGtcttctcatcacttggcgtccggttTCATCCAGCGTCATTATTGAattattgccttttatagtcaatttttaacagttttcataaaatttgctaacattttccactgaaactactgggccaatcattatagttagagataaatttaagcagcaagaatgaacagcaaagtaagatctacaaacacatcaccatcactaacttaaacacaattttgtcatgaatccatctgtgtcctttgttgaaaattcacatagaccaaggtgagcgacacctGTAGGCTCTTTAGTATTTGCTTGGGATAAATTAATGCACAGTGAAGTTGTCTCAAGCTTAAAATGTGACTTTATAGAAGGCATATAATAAGACTTTATCCTGTGGTTGTGCTCTTGATGcagaaattaatttaaatttaaaagaataataaattatcaatataaagataaaattttattgtttaagtgGGTTTTTTAGCCAACAATAAGCAGTATTATTTAAAGGACTTATCAGggtttttttattgatgtttactaGTTTGAATTTATCTTAAAGAATATACCATAAACAATATGAGagtatatatatgaaagaatactGTGTAAATTGATAGCCAGGatcattttaaatctttttgaaaaaacttGAAGACCCtccaaaaaattatttatttagtgATTAGAGCCAGTCCTGATTTTATTGTATGGGTTTGCAAAGTTTTTGCCCTTTTTCTTGACCTGGAAGACAGAGGCATGCTAATAGATGACTTCATGTGGGTAAATTTAGTCTGCGTGTACATTGAACCCCTGTGAAAAATTGAACAGAAAAATGCTGAGTTCAACATGAACCTAATATAAGCACAGTAGTCTCTAACGAAGGCTATTACCTatgcaaaaatatgcaattttccAACAAGCCCAATTTTTGGCTCACCTGGACCTACAAACCAAAAGTAGTAGTCTTACAGTAAGTGCTACACACAATCAGAGGTTTTGGTCCTCTATTCTGCATTTCAAAAGAACTGAACGgaaggcaataactcctgaagaaatacatttggaagttcttttatttcagaggtaccaatttttctggtTCTCATGAAATAGGgataaaagataccaaagggacagtcaaactcataaatcgaaaataaactgacaatgccttggctaaaaatgaaaaagacaaacagacaaagaatagtacacatgaaacaacagagaaaactaaagaataaacaacacaaaccccaccaaaaactaggggtgatctcaggttctcCAAAAGGCTTTATGTAAAAATGTACAACTTACTTTTAGAacgattttatttaatttcctgTCATTTTGCCTTTAGAGAAACACAAAATGAAATGTTCATTTTGAAAGAACTTCTGACCTTGcaagtttttattatattgatatgaCATGCATGATTGCACATGTGCACCCAAGGTTTTATAGGATTTAGAACATGGTGCTAGCTAATTGTTTAGATCAACAAAGTGATCGAAGATGGTCATATTTTAGAaagtatatcaaatattataatttgaaaagaCAGATGCAGGGGCAAAATAGTATTTTGAAGTAAAACATTATTCGGACTCAATCATCAAAAAAAATTGCAGTATTTTCTTCTATTAAAATGGCAAATACATATGTAGTtgaatcaattttgaaaaagaatattgaTACCAAGAGAAGCAATGACCATATTTAACCTTTTGAGGTACCAGATTCTATGATTTACATGAGACTAAAAAAAGTACTCTCAAGTACTTGAAATCTTATTCCAATTTTAACAGGAAAACATTATAACGATAATCCAACAGTTGTCTTCTTTATTTTCAGCTAAAGACAATTGTGAGAGTAATGGTGGAGGAATATCTACTGGAACTATTGTTGGAGTTGTAGTTGGTCTATTAGTTCTCTTGATAATAACATTAGTCATCGTTCTTGTTCTCATAAAGAAGAGAAAAGGTAAACTTTATAgttgttttcataaaaaaaaataatatctgcaAAGAACTTTTATCCTCATAATAATAGAGAGTTCAAGTCTCAAATGTACTCTGACTttgtgtataaaatatttaattgtaatttgAATGTTTCTGTGcagatactgtaaattcagaaattattgtgtgttattgtgattttgtcatttaagactgaaaagaaatttgattttttggcaatattgagaaaaatccttttATATGACCCAGGGGCGGaccccaacccaggacaaaaaaggcagggtccaattacatgtccacatttaaatgcattgattgtccatCCACTGTGTCGTTCTAAGACACATTTAGTGTCTGAGCAATAACTTTAGTTCAAGTCAATGGATCTCTATGACATTTAAGAAGAAGGttcaatacaacaaaaggaaagtttggattgattttgggaatAATGGTCCCAACTGTTTAGAATTTAAGGGCACAAAAGGGGCTAAAGCAagtatttttcttctttcaggTTAATAACTTGTGTCtgagtatttcaattgctctgaaattacCACCATATTAAataccacaagtagaaggtttggatttATCTTGGGGGTTATGGtgccaacagttaaggaattaaggaccaaaaaggtgccaaaaac from Mytilus trossulus isolate FHL-02 chromosome 8, PNRI_Mtr1.1.1.hap1, whole genome shotgun sequence includes the following:
- the LOC134681090 gene encoding uncharacterized protein LOC134681090; the encoded protein is MLKAIFTAVKLVCLAFPALATGNPTFLDQAPVSPCLGKEVTTQFVYSDPAVKFINLTVINWTVRKTKQDTAEIFCYYNKLNGFKIRPGQGDRFKDRVTWVPNTINLKFSDLTTNDTGFYDVSITIFGAGKEETKDTKATFQLTVKAKDNCESNGGGISTGTIVGVVVGLLVLLIITLVIVLVLIKKRKDKKGYMSALTK